The genomic DNA ATATGAATAGATGGCAGGTGACAGGAGGTACCAAAATTGATTGAAATGTGAGAAAGGGCAGCGGtccttccctttctttcttcacaATCCACGTACGCGTTGAATGGTCTTGGCTCGGCGCATTCTGTAAATGGCATTCTCATGTGCAAATCTTACAACTTACTACAGAAACTAGCTAATTATTATAACATATATTCATCAACACTACAGTAACAAAGTCCAACTCATCACTTCACTTCAAATACCATATATCTCCATTATATATGCATACGCATACGCACACGCATGCAGAAATATTATCTAAACACAGAATTTTAATATCTTAATGTTATATATTGAGTATGTATATATGGACGGAGGAAGGAGACAACTAACTCTAAGGATTAACCAGCTGAACCAAGGCCATTGGAACCGCACTGGTAATTGATTCGGAGGGCAATGCTATGTTGCCCACGTGGGCCCGTCTCTGCACATGGCCCCACGTGCATgagcaccccccccccccccccccccccccccccggcgctCACTGGCGGGCAAATGCTATGTTGCCCGCCAGTGGGCAACATATATAGCAGGCCTGTTGATTCGGGTTGTAGACTACTTTTTCTTTAAAGAACcagctctctccctctccctctccctccctctGTCTCTCGATTaacttttatctttatttatgctGCTTCAGGTGCAAATcaagacaagaaagaaaaaagaattaagaTTCTCTTTgccattaaatttatttttcaggtttttccttaaaaaatgatttaaaaagtaaaattatgtatttttttttttaatgtgccGAGGGATCGGCACCTCACctgcgttttttttttttaataaattttgtatatatatatatatatgctccttattatatacatatataaccctacaaatctatttttattcttctgtattaattgagtaaattcTTCTTTTGGTGTTATTTCTCACTAAAAccttattaaatttcaaaatattatttatttatatttttaaaaaaattaaaaataactataCTAAATAACCATTAAGATTTTAATTCATGATCtccatatataattataataaatttagaaacaTTTTTACCCACAATCAGAACCTCtttgtataaaattatatataattatcaaacaCTTGCAAAGcaaatatttaattgaaattatttaattttttcatttaacaagcatagtatatatatatatatatataagtaaactTAGAAATATCGATGGCAGAGTGTGTGAGAAGcattaatttaaactttaaaaaactactttttgattatttttctaataGTAAAACCgttaaatataacaattaattatattttacaaaatgagttatataaaaatgtaatattaTATCCTTTCCCTTATAAAGTGTAAGGATGATAATTATCGCCCTCACGTTTGTGGTTGTATTAGGTGTCAAAATTTGTCTGCTAAATTCtctaatttatttctcttattgAAATTGTGAGACTGAACAGGAGAAGCGCTCGTGATAGtgtgttaataaaaaaaaataaaaaaataataatatataaatcagCATACGTAAGTAATTGACTAtaataccctttttttttttttttttggacaatAGTTCAATTTCCTTTGAGATGAATTCACATACAGATTTGTGTGCTCAAAATTCAATAATGCATACCCAAATTATAATTACAGGTCTTGCAAGAATTTCATcattataaaaaagataaaataataagaatggTGATTACAATATTGGAGAAAGTAGAAACAAATAAGCTTGTAAATGTGTGTGAAATGTGTTTATACAAATctttaacaaagaaagaatGGAAATTACGCTTCAGATGGCTGGGAAGCTCCTTCCCGGGCTGTTAACGTTCGCAAAGAACCCTAACAGATCTTTCCTGTAGGGAAGAAACGACTTTCTCTTATTGCCTTCCTTCCGCGCTCTGTTCTGCACGTAATACACTTCGTGAGGCGGCGACGACGCCTTCCCGCCGACCCTAGGGACACTCTTCTCTTGCAATTTCCCAGGAAACCTGGATTCGTCGCAGGAATTTTGCCTAGACCTCGAATTCTCAGCTCTCTCGATTTTGTCGGCATTCCGATCTCTGCGCTTCGGAGTCAAGAACACGAATGAGCTCTTGCTGTCGCTGTTGCTCCGCCAAAGCAAATCTCGCAATTTCCACGTCTTCGACGCCGATCCTGTAGATTTACTCTTCTTGCACCTACTCGGCGATGCTTCTGCTACATTCGGCCTCCACACACAGTATGTTCCCGGAGCTACACCTTCCAATTCGACCGCTTCCgaggacgacgacgacgacggaGAATAAGGCTCTCCTATATCCTCAGTAAACAACTTCTTCAAGGGCAGTCGTAGAGTCGATCTGACAGGCTTATCGTCGTCGTCATGTATCAGAACATCGCGATTGAAGATAGGGAAAAACCGACGTACTTGACCGTGGAAAAACATCTCATCCGCCGTAACCTCTAGATTGCTGCGTACCAAAGTGAATTCGAACTCATCCTCCTCTTCATAGTCTACGACGTTGTTCGACTCCTCGTCGGCGCGAAATTGCTCTACGACCTTGTCGGCGACATCAGCAACTCCGTCGGAAGAGTAGCTGTTGAAGCTGAGGCAGAGAGTTCGATCTCCAGTCTCCGGCGGCGCTGGCGCTTCTACAGGCTTCCGTTGTTCGCGTCCTTCCATATTTAAGGTCATAGATACAAAGAGAATGGAAAAGATTTCACAGAAAGctagagcgagcgagagagagagatgagaaatGAGGGGTTTCAGGTTGATGGTGGGGGGTTTTTATCCgtgcggaagaagaagaattcgCATCGGGTGTCAAGGTCATTCATTCACTTCTTCCTTGCTTTGACAGCTGTCAAGAATGTTGCGCACACGTGTGTTTCTAGAATACTACGtggaattgaaaatttgatccaaaaaaaaaaaattgttcctccaattaatttaatggatcTATCTAGAAGAGGAAGTCTGGCGAGGggatattttatataaagatgAATTTACTTCATTATTTTCGGAGATTACCAATCTGAGGACGCGTGTACTAGTACACAATCGTTATGTGTCTATTTTAGGAATCGTCATGTATTTTCTGGATCTCCATCAACATTTCCATCCCAGATTTGATTTGAACAAGAGAAATTTGGTCAatcgagattctctccaacgtcctCTTTCAAAgattatcttatcttttttgaataaattttatgttatatataaatagaggttAACTTCTACAGGTATGAGTATCTGACTATTGAGTGACTTttcattttagttattttcttcTATTGATTTGAGCGTCGAAATCATCTCGAGAGATTAAAACCCCGCTCTTACAAGTATTTGGTTCGAGACAGAATTCGATGATCGATCCAGTATCATCATTTAAGTcctaaatttacaaaaataacattaattaattacattaaatttgaattaacttagctagctagctaattGAGTAATACCCCAGCTATGGTTAATTatgacctatatatatatatatgttagattattatgtaataatataagtaatttaaactatatatatatatatccagtAATCAGAAATTGATAGTAATTGAAGAGTACTGAATTTTATTTGTCttaaaaatcatcatcatcatcatcccaaGTTTAATCATGCATGCACGTTGATGATCTAGAAGTAGAACCCACCACCCTGCCtgatagcatatatatatatatatagcatcaACCAGCTTTTTTTCTACGCCATCCAATGACGAAAACTCCGATTCCGCAAAAAGTCCTCCGTCCGGTCCGCCCCACCATATTTCCCGCGTTCCCAAACAAATCCTTATTCGTATGCAGTCGTTCTAGGTTATCATGGAGTCCACATATTCTAGAAGTaccatatacatacatacatacatacatacatacatgcacatttatttattagacTAAAACCAATGGTTTCTAGAATGAACCAATCACCAAATTAATGCCGTTGGGGGGAATGGGGATAGACCCATTAGATTAGATTAACAAGGGAAaactttattaaataataattatattttaatctgaTAATCTAACCCGTAAATTTCTTAAGTTTGACCGTGTGATTATGCGGAAACGAGCTAAATAACATGTGATATGCTCCCATCGTACGTATCCCAACAAAGGAAGATATAATTGTTCTTAATTAATATCGAGAGAGAATCTTTAACTGATAGTGAGTATCATTGAAGCCTCGTAATAATAATAGATAGATATGAAACATAGTCAATTATCGAAATAGTATATATCTTACCACTTAGAGTCCTTAATTTATTGGGTCTGTTGttgtataattataataataaatttttagataaaaaattatcaatgaATAATTCACATGTGACTTATCTGAGTGATGCATGACTCACTCGAGGAATGGATGACTCTTTTGGACAATGGATGATTTACTGGGAAAGAAGATCAATTAGAGGAGCAAGAGAGAATCTCTGTGCGGaccctttgatgcttaagttaaaCTTTCGTAGAAGTGAAATGCTTGAATGCAAAGAGTAATTAAGAGTATCAGAGTTTGTCTATAAAATGAGAGGAAaaaaccccttatttata from Diospyros lotus cultivar Yz01 chromosome 4, ASM1463336v1, whole genome shotgun sequence includes the following:
- the LOC127800358 gene encoding uncharacterized protein LOC127800358, whose translation is MTLNMEGREQRKPVEAPAPPETGDRTLCLSFNSYSSDGVADVADKVVEQFRADEESNNVVDYEEEDEFEFTLVRSNLEVTADEMFFHGQVRRFFPIFNRDVLIHDDDDKPVRSTLRLPLKKLFTEDIGEPYSPSSSSSSEAVELEGVAPGTYCVWRPNVAEASPSRCKKSKSTGSASKTWKLRDLLWRSNSDSKSSFVFLTPKRRDRNADKIERAENSRSRQNSCDESRFPGKLQEKSVPRVGGKASSPPHEVYYVQNRARKEGNKRKSFLPYRKDLLGFFANVNSPGRSFPAI